From one Lolium rigidum isolate FL_2022 chromosome 4, APGP_CSIRO_Lrig_0.1, whole genome shotgun sequence genomic stretch:
- the LOC124705818 gene encoding tryptamine benzoyltransferase 1-like — MEMTTSRNSTVLKPFYSTPHPLAGEMVPLTLFDLATHDIFVPIMLVYTAPTPSNEELKEGLCRAVALYPHLAGRFAVDQQGRRCIHINNEGVLVVEATVPVDLSANSYPERPSPEEHDAGVALLQIKLNRYKCGGLAIGLASHHLVADGHSMNTFLTTWANTVQQGRDFTAPSPFLDRGLTAVPRSVPTPAVAFDRQHPSAPLSLSLSPSRFNNITVRFTAEFLAELKARVGVRSSTFQCLLAHLWKRTTAARRLKPEEFTQVRVAVNCRGRADPPIPLEFFGNMVLGAFPRLQVQDVLSWSYGRVVGAIRDALARIDGDYVRSFLDFGAAYGAELTGKGGTMCCPNLEADSWLGFRFHDLDFGGGPPATFLPPDMPVEGLMVFMPSSVARDGVDVYMSVAEDHVTTFQQICHSLD, encoded by the exons ATGGAGATGACAACAAGCAGAAACAGCACTGTGTTGAAGCCGTTCTACTCCACGCCGCACCCCCTCGCCGGCGAGATGGTGCCGCTGACACTCTTCGACCTCGCCACCCACGACATTTTCGTTCCCATCATGCTCGTATATACCGCCCCCACTCCGTCCAACGAGGAGCTCAAGGAGGGCCTGTGCAGGGCCGTCGCGCTGTACCCTCACCTGGCAGGACGCTTCGCCGTCGACCAACAGGGCAGGCGCTGTATACACATCAACAACGAGGGCGTGCTTGTCGTGGAGGCCACCGTCCCCGTCGATCTGTCAGCCAACAGTTACCCGGAGCGGCCGTCACCGGAG GAGCACGACGCCGGCGTGGCCCTGCTGCAGATCAAGCTAAACCGGTACAAGTGCGGCGGCCTGGCGATCGGCCTCGCCAGCCACCACCTCGTCGCCGACGGCCATTCCATGAACACCTTCCTCACCACCTGGGCGAACACGGttcaacaaggcagggacttcacCGCCCCGTCCCCTTTCCTCGACCGCGGGTTGACCGCCGTGCCACGGAGCGTGCCCACGCCAGCAGTGGCGTTCGACCGCCAACATCCCTCCGCCCCCCTGTCCCTGTCCCTGTCCCCGTCCAGGTTTAACAACATCACGGTTCGCTTCACCGCTGAGTTCCTCGCCGAGCTCAAGGCCCGCGTAGGCGTCCGTAGCAGCACGTTCCAGTGCCTGCTAGCTCACCTGTGGAAGAGGACCACGGCGGCGCGGCGCCTCAAGCCCGAGGAGTTCACCCAGGTGAGGGTGGCCGTGAACTGCCGGGGAAGGGCTGATCCTCCCATTCCCTTGGAATTCTTTGGCAATATGGTGCTCGGGGCGTTCCCTAGACTCCAGGTCCAGGACGTCCTCAGCTGGAGCTACGGCCGCGTAGTCGGCGCCATTCGAGACGCCCTGGCACGCATCGACGGCGACTACGTCCGGTCGTTCCTGGACTTTGGAGCCGCGTATGGGGCGGAACTCACAGGCAAAGGCGGCACCATGTGCTGCCCCAACCTGGAGGCCGACAGCTGGCTAGGGTTCAGGTTCCACGACCTTGACTTCGGCGGCGGGCCGCCCGCCACGTTCCTGCCGCCCGACATGCCGGTTGAGGGGCTGATGGTATTCATGCCCTCGAGCGTAGCCAGGGACGGGGTCGACGTCTACATGTCTGTCGCGGAGGACCACGTCACGACTTTCCAGCAGATCTGCCATTCCTTGGATTGA